In Oryzias latipes chromosome 15, ASM223467v1, the sequence tttacaatagattaaaagatgattgaataTTAAAttgagaaatatatatatatatatatatatatatatatatatatatatatatatatatatatatatatatatatatatatatatatatatatatatatatatatatatatatatatatatatatatatatatatatatatatatatatattatctaTATATATAATCTATATATAGATTATTTTCTAAGATAAAAAATTTctaagtttagatttttttttggtcttggtTCCTCTTTCATTTAATATACACTATTGTGTTTGTAGGGGAGCTCAGGAGGGACAATTCAATCTGTGAATCTAGAGAGaacatgtcaatatttttttaattaagactgCATTATCTTATATTACCTGCTTATTAATTAAAATGCACTACATGCAAAGAGACCTTACAAATGCTCCCAAGGTGATTCAAACAAACAACACCCTGCTAAAAGGCAAATTAAAGTCTTGCTGTGAGATGACTAAAATCATACATACACAATCTTTTCACCCAGAGTATCCGCTAACTTGCATTTCTGCACAAAATCAAGAAAGAGACCAACAAATCTCCTAAAATCAGACACCAGAAGCTACTACCATTGAAAAGACAAGCGAGGtgtcagaaaaaatataaaatgtaaatcaTTTTGACAGTCAAATGAGCTCCCAGCATGCCTGTGCATTAATTGTACGCTGTTCCACCTGAGTGCCTCTGCACAGATCTGTGCATACTGCAGGACCTGCATGTAGAGCAAATTCCCAGCTTTTTCAGAAACTGTTACAGTTGCTAGTTCATAAAAATGAAGAGTTTTTATGATATATTTCTATATCCTCATTATTTACAGTTCAGACATACGAAAGGTTACACCATGTCACTTTACAAAGTGGTAAGACACAGCTCTAGACACCAACCTAGATATTCCCGTATGCTTGTTGGGCTTGACACCCAGCTATGATCACCATGTCTGCCATCCCAGGAATggagagagacagagaaaaagaggaagagagcagcagcaggaacttGGGCCAAAGTGAAGATATTAATAGAGAAGGGGTGAAAAGCCTGTCTGCCAGCTTCACTATAAAAATAATCCTCCTTTCTTAATCCAGCTGCTGTTTTCTCCACAGCACAGATCAGTTGTTCAGCACGCCCCCTTTTACCACCTGTACCTTTAACACACCAGGGCTGTCAATGTTTTTCTGAATGTGCAACAGTCCAACTAAAGTTATCAAATGACAGATGACCTTGTATAGGACATTTCCTGAAAAGCACAGTAAAAGTAGGATCAACAATCATTCAATGGGTGACCTACACCCATGAGATAACGCTCTTCATCCGACCATTCTCTCCGCCCATGAAACGAAGGAAAAAATAACGTGGTGCCAAGGTGGAAGGACAGCCAGGGGTAAAAAGGAGACCGTGGAGAGAGCAGAGGGATGAAACACACAGCTAACAGGAGGGAATTCGGGGTGCAGTGGGATGTCAACCCTAAAGGTGGTCAAGTTATAAACAATTAGTACTGTATGTATCCCCAGAATTCACACTCCCATCCTTTGACGCAGTTGGGTAATCCAAAAACCAAACGACGCCACGTTCCTCTGAGAAAACACACCTCTGGGAATTCTGAAGTTAGGTTAAACATGTTACTACCCATTTCAGAAAGCTGTTTGCCTTTTGGCTCTGAATCCAGTTTCGCCATTACTTCACCGAGACAGATTACTcttacacacatttacacaactCCCCAGGTTTCCATGAAATAAGTATAATGTTTAAACTGACAGTCTAAAGCCGACCCAACACTGAACtcaattttgtgtttgtttaaagcAGCAGCATTGTCCAGTGCAGTTAGACTGACACAGCAACCTTCATAAACGATGagactatttttttaattattattttacaatGTGCGAGAATAAAAGCTGGCTTAAAAGATATGTTtatgtcttaaaaataaaaaatgatctgatgaaaatggtgattttggtgtttttaacatgttcttgtgggatttttctgacgAGGACATAACTAAAACAATTTAAgccttaaaactgcatttctgagtatttccagctggaaaaagagcatatttgtgatgtagtaACTAGCTCTCGAGCTTTCGGGAACATGGAAggaaagaggggcggggtttATTCATGCCAATGCTCCTGCCCACAgttcaaaggtgaatttctaatgaactcctgccactttgcagaaacagttttttattattattattggctAGAAAAGGCAGTCATAgtcaaaagaccactgagatCAAATATTATTGGAATCTGTCTTTAAATGGGCTGTTTGATGTTGAAACCCATTTATGGCATCAATAAAAAGTTTTAGTAATAGTTGCTGTTATAATCAATCATTCTTTGTATATTAACATTGGAGTCTATGTAAAGTGGAGTGGCTTTccaaaaaaacactgaactggACTGGAAGGGTTTGCACGTTGCTTCAGCTTTAAAGTTTGGCACACAATCGCTTACAGACAAATGATGGGAGAATCAAGTGTCGAAACAGTGATTTCAACATCACTTTTATGTTTTCGCACAAGTTCAGCTCAAGGTTTATCTGATTTTTCTCAAGAAAACACAAGAGTTAGTTAGAAAATTAACACTACCTCACAAAAAAAGacctttacatttaaaacattcaaatttttAGCCTAAACACCAATAAAAACGAGACTTTCAAATAACTTAAACACCAACTTactctggaagaaaagaaaaggaatcagTGGTTTTAATGAAAATTCTTTCTAAATCAAGTGAAACAGTTGTTGGTATGGATTGTGATCATCGCATTATTACTCCCAACTAGGAATGATTCAGTAATTACTTTCATTCTTCTGTAACctgcaaagattttttttgttccacccccccccccctttttttcagaCGGTTTGATAGCACAACTGTCAAAACACCTTTGTAACGCAAAGCAATTATGTGAATTTACAGCCGTCGCCTGAAAGATTCTAGTCCTGCTTGTTGAAGACCTTGCTGCAAACCACCTATTAGTTTAGACTGATTAATGGCAAAAGCACATCAGCTCTCACTTGAATCCATAAATGTGACTTCAATTATACTGCAGTGTTACTCTCCTCATGCTTCAGTTACAGAGAAACTGAAAATACAAATGCTATTTGACCTGCACAACTTCACTTATTTCAACAATGCTGCTGTCAGCCAGGCCCATCTGTAAAAATCACAGCATTTTGAAAATCAACAATAAGTTGCAACAGACAAAGCTAACACAAGTCACAGTAAAATTAGCTACAAGACAGAGTGTGCGCTTGCGTGTGTTAAGTGTAATCAGTGTGCTTGATTTCCCCCTCTTAGCAGCTGGCATGACTAGAGGAAACATGCCTGGTAGGCTCCATTACCCAGGCCTACTTGATCCAGCCTGGCTGAGTCCTAAGGGTGCCTGGCTGGGAACgcaaatgtttttggaaaaggaaGGGAGGGTAGGTGGATAAACTGATGATACTTTCTAATAAGGGAACAGGAAacagaccaaaaacaaaacaaaacagcatgaCGTGAGGATTTATACAAAAAGTAAAGCTTAACTATTGCAAATGTGTTAAGGAAAACAAAGTTAATTGGACACATATGTTATGAAGTGTGAGTCACTgcatgatgtacagtgtttttATATCACTATTAATGAAATAGTTTGAATTTGTGAACCCAAGTGAGTTTTTTCCATGCAGTCTATAAAAAATGCTTCTCctgttttagtttaaattaaGGTGAAAGGGTCTTCCACAGCTTTTCTGACCGTACCAAAATAGCAATCACGGTTTGATATGGGAAAGAATGGTAGGTACCATGTATCAAAAATATTTCCCTACATTTAactccttttgtttgtttaacttcTTGAtggcaaacaaaaataaaacaaaataagaagaaaCTCTACCAGAGTTGAAGGGAagcaaaatgaacagaaaatgtGCATAAGAAGAGAGGAGTTTGGATGGTCTATTTACCCAACAGAGTTAATGAAATGTCAAACCAGAGCAGGGCTTGCTAGAGCGTATAGCTAGGCAGTATGACCGAACATGAGGAATGTTTCTTTAGAGAGCAGCTCTTCGTGAGCTGAAGAGGGGAAGCCTAAGACTGCTTAGCCCTGAAGCCCGGGACTGACGATCCAGAAAACTCCCTTCAGCTCGGTTGAATCAACTTCCCATCAGTCTTAAAGAGATTCGTGACATTGTTATGTCTGGCAAGCTCTTGAACTTCTCCTGTAGCTAAATAACAAGTAGGGATTTTGTGTTTCAAGAGGTGAAGGGGATGCTAGACTCTGAAACTGTTAAACTAGGGAGAATACACTCACTGAATTCAGTCAAAGCTTGTGTGTGCCTGTCTGCACATGACATTTCAAGCTAACCTGAGTCATCTTTGCCAAGTCCAGGGAGGGACGCTGCTCCTGGGCATCCTCTGGTCTTCTGCGCTTCATACCAATCTTTCTGTCATTAAGCACGCAGGGCTGGGACCTGCTCCGACTCAGACATCCCTTCCCTGCTGCTCCCTTTCCAACTCGCCTCCCCAACTCAGGGGTGGAGTCTGGAGAGCTGGTCTCTGACATTTCTTCACTCTGAAGCTCTGTCAGGCTGATTTGCTCCTGGGATAAGGATAGAGGCCTGAGAGAAATGTGACTAAAGGAGTGGTGACGGTGGTGTGAAGAAGGCGAAGTGGGGGAGACTGGAGAGGCAGTGAATTGTGGATGGGGCGGCAGCTGCTGGTTGAAGAACGGCAGGTCCAGGATTCCATCTGAAGGGAGGCTGGAGCGGGAGGGCAAACTGAAGCTGGAACTACGCTGCATGGCGGGAAAGTGGCACCCTCCTCCTCTGACGCTTCCTCCACTGTAGCACCTACGTTTCTCCACTGCCATCCACACTCTGGAGCCTTGGGGCCTCCAAGATGAGCGGAACCCCCCAAATTCATCAGAGAATGAGAGGGAGCGACACTGGCGTTTACTTGGTGGGGCTGCAGGAGTTTGGCCTGTGGCTGTAGTGGTATATTGCGAAGTGGTGGACGTCTTGTGGGCGCTGATCATGCCACTATTGCCCAGACTCAGACCTCTTATTAAACTGGTAATGGTGGTGCTGCCTGCCTCATTGGACCAGTGCTGGCTCCCTGGCTCATGCATCGCATCCCACAGGCTCTCCAGACTGGAATCCTCCTGACATGAAGCTCTCTGCTGGATTGCAAAGTTTTTCCCTGAGTCCAGCCATCTATCTGACTCTGAAACAATCCAAACATACAGAGTTGTACAAATTagcaaagaaagaaatagaTATGTTGCTGCAAGAGGTAACATTTAAAATGACCACACCACATTtctgaaaagataaaaatccATCCAGCAAAAAATTACAGCTGGAAAACACATAATTTAAGTTCTCTAACAGCTCAAGATAAGAAGCTGAGTGGCTAGGATTTGGAATAAAATAACATCTTGATGGTATAAGATCACATCACACTCCTGGATACTATTCTCCATacttgacatgttaaaaaaagaagtaaaaagcaCTGTTTGGGGAAATTAAATACAACAGAAACTTGACATTACTGTAAGACAAACTAGACTAATTGAGAATTAGCTAAAGcacaaaaatatactttttaaaattaagatgCACAGGCGGCATCTAACAAGGTACAGAAATTATGAAAAGCAATGCTAATGGAAGGATAAATATTGGAAAAATACTGTGATATTACAACATTTccctttaaaatgaaaagaccaATGAATGATTTTGTTGTAGCAATAAAAC encodes:
- the LOC101167893 gene encoding protein FAM53B-like, producing the protein MVIISSKTLEKKKSVNDVTSKSIESWLSELHTMSRGTTLLSCGAVESDRWLDSGKNFAIQQRASCQEDSSLESLWDAMHEPGSQHWSNEAGSTTITSLIRGLSLGNSGMISAHKTSTTSQYTTTATGQTPAAPPSKRQCRSLSFSDEFGGFRSSWRPQGSRVWMAVEKRRCYSGGSVRGGGCHFPAMQRSSSFSLPSRSSLPSDGILDLPFFNQQLPPHPQFTASPVSPTSPSSHHRHHSFSHISLRPLSLSQEQISLTELQSEEMSETSSPDSTPELGRRVGKGAAGKGCLSRSRSQPCVLNDRKIGMKRRRPEDAQEQRPSLDLAKMTQKLQTFQSLSCPGFMLADSCQSSLPPPSFDGVGQSESDFTAVSELGLKACQDAAGDDEEEDSSYEELDSDSACSVDSRPASPVCIVDSKHALWKGDCGIQRDIFQLGGELDLEQIERN